A genome region from Micromonospora peucetia includes the following:
- a CDS encoding glutathione S-transferase family protein, translating to MRTGGRYVEPGGEFTRDQRYIATRITADARDGWPVEPGRYRLAVSRACPWANRLIIVRRLLGLEDAISMAVAGPTHDKRSWTFDLDPDGRDPVLGIERLAEAYFARFPGYERGITVPAIVDVPTGQVVTNDFGRMSLDLSTEWTAYHREGAPDLYPERLRDEIDEVSEVLFRDVNNGVYRCGFAGDQAAYEKAYHRLFDRLDWLSERLAGQRYLVGDTVTEADVRLFTTLVRFDPVYHGHFKCNRSKLTEMPVLWAYARDLFQTPGFGDTVDFDHIKRHYYEVHRDINPTGVVPLGPDLANWLTPHGRETLGGHPFGDGTPPPPPPPTERVAPTHTPLP from the coding sequence ATGCGGACCGGCGGCAGGTACGTCGAACCGGGCGGCGAGTTCACCCGGGACCAGCGCTACATCGCCACCCGGATCACCGCAGACGCCCGCGACGGCTGGCCGGTCGAGCCCGGCCGGTACCGGCTGGCGGTCAGCCGCGCCTGCCCCTGGGCGAATCGGCTGATCATCGTCCGGCGGCTGCTCGGGCTGGAGGACGCGATCTCGATGGCGGTGGCCGGCCCGACCCACGACAAGCGGAGTTGGACGTTCGACCTCGACCCGGACGGGCGCGACCCGGTGCTCGGCATCGAGCGGCTGGCCGAGGCGTACTTCGCCCGGTTCCCCGGCTACGAACGGGGCATCACCGTGCCGGCGATCGTGGACGTGCCGACCGGGCAGGTGGTGACCAACGACTTCGGACGGATGAGCCTCGACCTGTCCACCGAGTGGACGGCGTACCACCGTGAGGGCGCGCCCGACCTCTACCCGGAACGGCTACGCGACGAGATCGACGAGGTGAGCGAGGTGCTGTTCCGGGACGTCAACAACGGCGTCTACCGGTGCGGCTTCGCCGGCGACCAGGCTGCGTACGAGAAGGCGTACCACCGGCTGTTCGACCGGTTGGACTGGCTCAGCGAGCGGCTGGCCGGGCAGCGCTACCTGGTCGGGGACACCGTCACCGAGGCGGACGTACGGCTGTTCACCACACTGGTCCGCTTCGACCCGGTCTACCACGGCCACTTCAAGTGCAACCGCAGCAAGCTGACCGAGATGCCGGTGCTCTGGGCGTACGCCCGGGACCTGTTCCAGACGCCGGGCTTCGGTGACACGGTCGACTTCGACCACATCAAGCGGCACTACTACGAGGTGCACCGCGACATCAACCCGACCGGGGTGGTCCCGCTCGGCCCCGACCTGGCGAACTGGCTCACCCCGCACGGCCGGGAGACCCTCGGCGGCCACCCCTTCGGCGACGGCACCCCGCCCCCGCCACCCCCACCCACCGAACGCGTCGCCCCCACCCACACCCCACTCCCCTGA
- a CDS encoding ester cyclase has translation MIDVEAAARRFIADVWNARREESAYELVGPECPGLGGEGPEATLAWHRERRAAFPDLRYKIVDVVAAGDRVAVHWRAAGTHAGPFGPVPPTGQVVSYSGASFLRFDDAGRIVDVWSCNELFQLLQQLGVEMLPPAAGGISGTGG, from the coding sequence ATGATCGATGTGGAGGCGGCGGCCCGGCGCTTCATCGCCGACGTGTGGAACGCCCGGCGGGAGGAGTCCGCGTACGAGCTGGTCGGGCCGGAGTGCCCGGGGCTGGGCGGCGAGGGCCCGGAGGCGACGCTGGCGTGGCACCGCGAACGCCGCGCCGCCTTCCCCGACCTGCGTTACAAGATCGTGGACGTGGTGGCCGCCGGGGATCGGGTCGCGGTGCACTGGCGGGCCGCCGGCACCCACGCCGGGCCGTTCGGGCCGGTGCCGCCGACCGGGCAGGTGGTCAGCTATTCGGGGGCGAGTTTCCTGCGCTTCGACGACGCGGGCCGGATCGTCGACGTGTGGAGCTGCAACGAGTTGTTCCAGCTTCTCCAGCAGCTCGGCGTCGAGATGCTCCCACCCGCGGCGGGTGGGATCAGCGGGACCGGAGGGTGA
- a CDS encoding NuoI/complex I 23 kDa subunit family protein has product MVGMTDRSERSEPGGAGADRGLPGAGLVKGLAVTLKTMTRRSTTQQYPDVAPELPPRSRGVIALLEENCTVCMLCARECPDWCIYIDSHKEEVTVPGAARPRQRNVLDKFDIDFSLCMYCGICVEVCPFDALHWSPEFEYAEYDLKDLLHDKDHLGQWMGTVPPPPAHDPHGEPAKEETAAARKAAVPAAPAARPAAPPVRPEPEAGA; this is encoded by the coding sequence ATGGTCGGCATGACCGACCGCAGCGAGCGCAGTGAGCCGGGCGGCGCCGGCGCAGACCGTGGCCTGCCGGGCGCGGGCCTGGTCAAGGGGCTCGCGGTCACGTTGAAGACGATGACCCGCCGCTCGACCACCCAGCAGTACCCGGACGTCGCCCCCGAGTTGCCGCCGCGCTCGCGCGGAGTGATCGCGCTGCTGGAGGAGAACTGCACGGTCTGCATGCTGTGCGCCCGGGAGTGTCCGGACTGGTGCATCTACATCGACTCGCACAAGGAGGAGGTGACGGTGCCCGGCGCCGCCCGCCCCCGCCAGCGCAACGTGCTCGACAAGTTCGACATCGACTTCTCGCTCTGCATGTACTGCGGCATCTGTGTGGAGGTCTGCCCCTTCGACGCGCTGCACTGGTCGCCGGAGTTCGAGTACGCCGAGTACGACCTCAAGGACCTGCTGCACGACAAGGACCACCTCGGGCAGTGGATGGGCACCGTACCGCCGCCGCCCGCGCACGACCCGCACGGTGAGCCGGCGAAGGAGGAGACCGCCGCCGCGCGCAAGGCCGCGGTCCCGGCCGCGCCCGCCGCCCGTCCCGCCGCCCCGCCCGTACGCCCCGAGCCTGAGGCCGGCGCATGA
- a CDS encoding NADH-quinone oxidoreductase subunit J family protein — protein MTAADVLLLALGSVAVGSGVLVVATRHLVRAGLYLVVCLGALAGMYLVLTAELVAWVQVLIYVGAVVVLLLFAVMLTRAPIGASDDLDRPGWAAALIGAGTGLGLAALLVDAYRWTAVELPDAGTAERLGDQIFRSWVLPFEVLSVLLLSALVGAIVLSRPDIGRPKTDGPHPDGPRTDRSGTAVAGGGPGDDGGRSR, from the coding sequence ATGACCGCTGCGGACGTGTTGCTGCTGGCCCTCGGCTCGGTGGCGGTCGGTTCGGGGGTGCTGGTGGTGGCGACCCGGCACCTGGTCCGGGCCGGCCTCTACCTGGTGGTCTGCCTCGGCGCGCTGGCCGGGATGTACCTGGTGCTCACGGCCGAGCTGGTGGCCTGGGTGCAGGTGCTGATCTACGTCGGCGCGGTGGTGGTGCTGCTGTTGTTCGCGGTGATGCTCACCCGTGCCCCGATCGGCGCCTCCGACGACCTGGACCGGCCCGGCTGGGCCGCGGCGCTGATCGGCGCCGGCACCGGGCTCGGGCTGGCCGCCCTGCTGGTCGACGCGTACCGCTGGACGGCCGTGGAGTTGCCCGACGCGGGCACCGCGGAACGCCTCGGCGACCAGATCTTCCGCAGCTGGGTGCTGCCCTTCGAGGTGCTCTCGGTGCTGCTGCTGTCCGCCCTGGTCGGTGCCATCGTGCTCTCCCGCCCCGACATCGGCCGGCCGAAGACCGACGGGCCCCACCCAGACGGGCCCCGCACTGACCGGTCCGGCACGGCGGTCGCCGGGGGCGGACCGGGCGACGACGGCGGGCGGTCGCGGTGA
- the nuoK gene encoding NADH-quinone oxidoreductase subunit NuoK: MRPVIPYVTAALLFGLGVYGVLRRRNAVLVLMAVELMLNAVNLILVTADTTVRAQLPHGGQVFALFVIVLAAAEIGVGLAIVLQLYRLRATVAVDEVPLTEPSPTERPAEPAVAGVASRADARPGNDARPGSADRPEGER, translated from the coding sequence GTGAGGCCCGTCATCCCGTACGTCACCGCCGCCCTGCTGTTCGGCCTCGGCGTCTACGGCGTACTACGCCGGCGCAACGCGGTGCTGGTGCTGATGGCCGTCGAGTTGATGCTCAACGCGGTCAACCTGATCCTGGTCACCGCCGACACCACCGTGCGCGCGCAACTGCCGCACGGCGGGCAGGTCTTCGCGCTCTTCGTGATCGTGCTGGCCGCCGCCGAGATCGGGGTGGGCCTGGCGATCGTGCTTCAGCTCTACCGGCTGCGGGCCACCGTCGCCGTCGACGAGGTCCCGCTGACCGAGCCCTCGCCGACCGAGCGCCCGGCAGAGCCGGCCGTGGCCGGAGTCGCTTCCCGGGCCGACGCCCGGCCCGGTAACGACGCCCGGCCCGGGTCCGCCGACCGCCCGGAGGGGGAGCGGTGA